The Xenorhabdus doucetiae genome has a window encoding:
- a CDS encoding S-(hydroxymethyl)glutathione dehydrogenase/class III alcohol dehydrogenase: MKSRAAVAFEPNKPLEIVEIDVAPPKAGEVMVKISHTGVCHTDAFTLAGGDPEGIFPVVLGHEGVGVVVEVGDGVTSVKPGDHVIPLYTAECGQCEFCQSGKTNLCIAVRDTQGQGLMPDGTTRFSYHGQPVHHYSGCSTFSEYTVVAEVSLAKINPAANHEHVCLLGCGVTTGIGAVHNTAKVQPGDSVAVFGLGGIGLAVVQGARQAKAGRIIAIDTNPAKFELARQFGATDCINPNDHDQPIQQVILAMTKWGVDHTFECIGNVNVMRAALESAHRGWGQSIIIGVAGAGQEICTRPFQIITGRTWKGTAFGGVKGRSQLPGMVEKAMQGEIELAPFITHRMPLENINEAFELMLEGKSIRTVIHY; this comes from the coding sequence ATGAAATCACGTGCTGCCGTTGCCTTTGAACCCAACAAACCACTCGAAATTGTCGAAATTGATGTTGCTCCACCCAAAGCGGGTGAAGTCATGGTAAAAATCAGCCATACCGGTGTCTGCCATACCGATGCCTTTACCCTTGCCGGCGGCGATCCTGAGGGAATATTCCCGGTTGTTTTGGGGCATGAAGGCGTCGGTGTCGTCGTTGAAGTAGGTGACGGTGTCACAAGTGTAAAACCGGGTGATCATGTCATTCCATTATATACGGCGGAGTGTGGCCAATGTGAGTTCTGTCAGTCTGGCAAAACTAACCTTTGTATCGCAGTCCGTGATACTCAAGGTCAAGGCCTTATGCCGGATGGCACCACCCGCTTTTCTTACCATGGACAGCCTGTTCATCATTACTCAGGATGTTCCACATTCAGTGAATACACTGTCGTCGCAGAAGTCTCACTGGCAAAAATAAATCCAGCCGCAAACCATGAACACGTTTGTCTGTTGGGCTGTGGTGTCACGACGGGTATCGGTGCCGTGCACAATACCGCCAAAGTGCAACCGGGGGATTCTGTTGCCGTTTTCGGGTTAGGGGGGATTGGGCTTGCTGTTGTCCAAGGCGCCCGCCAGGCAAAAGCGGGACGCATTATCGCCATTGATACGAATCCCGCTAAATTCGAACTCGCCAGACAATTTGGCGCGACGGATTGCATCAACCCTAATGACCATGACCAACCGATTCAACAGGTCATTCTGGCGATGACAAAATGGGGCGTTGATCATACTTTCGAGTGTATTGGTAATGTTAATGTCATGCGTGCCGCGCTTGAAAGCGCACACCGGGGCTGGGGGCAATCAATTATCATTGGTGTTGCCGGCGCAGGACAAGAGATCTGCACTCGTCCATTCCAGATTATTACCGGACGGACATGGAAAGGCACGGCTTTTGGCGGCGTAAAAGGACGCAGCCAGTTGCCGGGGATGGTCGAAAAAGCCATGCAGGGTGAAATTGAACTCGCTCCTTTCATTACCCACAGGATGCCGCTGGAAAACATTAATGAGGCTTTCGAACTCATGCTTGAAGGTAAATCGATTCGGACGGTTATTCACTATTGA
- the sfnG gene encoding dimethylsulfone monooxygenase SfnG, with product MAAFNSQPIKFAYWVPNVSGGLVISKIPQRTSWDHTYNRKLAQIAENGGFDYALTQIRFTAGYGAENQHESMTFSQDLLSVTSKLKIIAALLPGPWKPVLAAKQIATISQLYGARIAVNIVSGWFRGEFKAIGEPWLDHEERYLRSEEFIRCLQGIWSQPAFSFSGDFYRFHDYTLNPKPLTPRPEIFQGGSSRAARDMAARVSDWYFTNGGSVENIQKQIEDISAKALLNHHQVKIGVNGFAIARDSEKEARSVLQDILDHSDLEAVKSFHHEVQNAGNASPEKEGNWAKSTFEDLVQYNDGFKTNLIGTPLQIAQRIIEYKKVGVNLMLLGFLHMQEELAYFGKNVIPLVRELEQKTD from the coding sequence ATGGCAGCATTCAATTCTCAACCCATTAAATTTGCTTATTGGGTGCCTAATGTTTCCGGCGGATTGGTGATAAGTAAAATTCCGCAACGCACTAGCTGGGATCACACTTATAACCGCAAGCTGGCTCAAATTGCCGAAAATGGTGGTTTTGACTACGCATTGACCCAAATTCGATTTACGGCTGGCTATGGTGCTGAAAACCAGCATGAATCGATGACCTTTTCGCAAGATCTGCTGTCAGTCACCAGTAAATTGAAAATCATTGCCGCCCTTTTACCGGGGCCTTGGAAACCGGTATTGGCTGCCAAACAGATAGCCACAATCAGTCAGCTTTATGGTGCCCGCATTGCGGTTAATATTGTGAGTGGCTGGTTCCGCGGTGAATTTAAAGCGATTGGTGAACCGTGGTTGGATCATGAAGAACGTTATTTACGTTCTGAAGAGTTTATCCGTTGTTTGCAAGGGATCTGGTCACAACCCGCTTTCAGTTTTTCGGGTGATTTTTATCGTTTCCATGATTATACCTTAAACCCTAAACCACTTACGCCACGACCGGAGATTTTTCAAGGAGGAAGTTCCAGGGCTGCCAGAGACATGGCCGCACGTGTTTCCGATTGGTATTTCACCAACGGCGGCAGCGTGGAAAATATTCAGAAACAGATCGAAGATATCAGCGCTAAGGCGTTATTGAATCATCATCAGGTAAAAATAGGCGTTAATGGTTTTGCCATTGCCCGTGATAGTGAAAAGGAAGCTCGCTCAGTATTACAGGATATTTTGGATCACAGTGACCTTGAAGCGGTAAAAAGTTTTCATCATGAAGTCCAAAATGCGGGAAATGCCTCGCCGGAAAAAGAGGGGAATTGGGCAAAATCCACGTTTGAAGATCTTGTGCAATATAATGATGGCTTTAAAACTAACCTGATTGGTACGCCATTACAAATTGCCCAACGCATTATTGAATATAAGAAAGTCGGTGTAAATTTGATGTTACTCGGATTTTTGCATATGCAGGAAGAGCTGGCGTATTTTGGTAAAAATGTGATCCCACTTGTGCGGGAATTGGAGCAAAAAACGGATTAA